GCCTGGATCGCACGGTCGATCACCTTTAAAGCAATATTAGGTGCAACGACTTTAATCATTGCAATTTCAGCTTTTGCTTCTTTATTGCCGACTGTATCCATCATGTAGGCTGCCTTTAATGTAAGAAGCCGGGCCTGTTCAATTTCAATTCGGGAATCAGCAATCCATTCACGAATGACCCCTTGATCGGCAAGTTTTTTACCAAATGTCTCCCGCTCTTTCACACGGGCGCACATTTCTTCAAGTGCCCGTTCGGCAGCGCCAATCGTTCTCATACAGTGGTGGATTCTCCCTGGTCCAAGCCGGCCTTGAGCAATCGCGAAGCCTTTTCCTTCTCCCCAAATCAGGTTGGAAGCTGGGACTCGTACATCTGTAAACTCGATTTCAGCATGCCCATGAGGAGCATGGTCATACCCGAACACGGGCAGTGTTCTCTTAATATGCACGCCTGGTGTATCAAGCGGAACGAGAATCATCGACTGCTGATCATACTTCGGAGCGTCCGGATCATTTTTTCCCATGACGATACTGATTTTGCATCTCGGATCGCCAGCTCCAGAAGACCACCATTTCGTTCCATTGATGACATATTCATCTCCGACTCTTTCGATGCTTGTATTGATATTTGTTGCATCCGATGAGGCAACTTCCGGTTCAGTCATTGAAAAGCAGGAGCGGATTTCACCGTCGAGAAGCGGCTGGAGCCACTTTTCCTTTTGCTCCTGGGACCCGTAGCGGACGAGTACCTCCATATTTCCTGTATCAGGAGCCGCACAGTTAAAAACTTCAGGAGCGATCGCCGACCGGCCCATTATTTCGCAAAGCGGGGCATATTC
This window of the Halobacillus sp. Marseille-Q1614 genome carries:
- a CDS encoding acyl-CoA dehydrogenase, whose protein sequence is MVFAYSEKVKDLQERLSQFMEEHIYPNEALYGEQLNAQNRFADIPPIMDELKNKAKEAGLWNLFLPESEYGAGLTNMEYAPLCEIMGRSAIAPEVFNCAAPDTGNMEVLVRYGSQEQKEKWLQPLLDGEIRSCFSMTEPEVASSDATNINTSIERVGDEYVINGTKWWSSGAGDPRCKISIVMGKNDPDAPKYDQQSMILVPLDTPGVHIKRTLPVFGYDHAPHGHAEIEFTDVRVPASNLIWGEGKGFAIAQGRLGPGRIHHCMRTIGAAERALEEMCARVKERETFGKKLADQGVIREWIADSRIEIEQARLLTLKAAYMMDTVGNKEAKAEIAMIKVVAPNIALKVIDRAIQAFGAAGVSNDTPLAANWANIRTLRLADGPDEVHRRAVAKHELKKTPNRRSSYAR